The Quadrisphaera setariae nucleotide sequence CGGCACAACCGCTCCCTCAAGGAGCTGGCGATGGCGATGGTCCGCGGCAAGGACCTCGGCAACACGTTCATGGCGCTGGACGGCGTCTCGCTCCAGGTCGACTCCGGCGAGACCGTCGCGCTGCTGGGCCACAACGGCTCCGGCAAGTCGACGCTGCTCAAGCTCATCTCCGGCGTCATGCACCCGACGTCGGGCTCCGTGCGGCTGCGCGGGCGGATCGCCGGCCTCATCGAGGTGGGTGCCGGGTTCCACCCCGACCTCACCGGCCGCGAGAACGTCTACCTCAACGGCGCGATCCTCGGCATGGACGAGGCCTCCATCCGCGCCCGGTTCGACGAGATCGTCGCGTTCAGCGAGATCGAGAGGTTCATCGACACCGAGGTCAAGCACTACTCCTCGGGCATGTTCCTGCGCCTGGCGTTCTCCGTGGCGGTGCACACCGATCCGGAGATCTTCCTCATCGACGAGATCC carries:
- a CDS encoding ABC transporter ATP-binding protein, with product MTSMSTTSSAPRAAGPNARIVVDDVRMQFVLRHNRSLKELAMAMVRGKDLGNTFMALDGVSLQVDSGETVALLGHNGSGKSTLLKLISGVMHPTSGSVRLRGRIAGLIEVGAGFHPDLTGRENVYLNGAILGMDEASIRARFDEIVAFSEIERFIDTEVKHYSSGMFLRLAFSVAVHTDPEIFLIDEILSVGDEPFQRKCLDRIRELKDEGRTLVVVSHDLNMVSELCSRGIVLQRGNQVFDGSAADAVAHLRSL